The Paenibacillus sp. RUD330 genome has a segment encoding these proteins:
- a CDS encoding aminotransferase class V-fold PLP-dependent enzyme, producing the protein MSGQGSQPENGRAADKRRFATKLIHFGSEVDEFTGASSTPIVQASTFHHHDIYSPPKHDYSRSGNPTRAAVEEAIALLEGGNRGFAFASGMAAISTSFLLLSAGDHAIVTEDVYGGTYRFLTTVLSRMNIETTFVDMTDLDAVKAALKPNTRVVFMETPSNPTLKITDIAAVASWAREHGLLTMVDNTFMSPYHQRPLELGVDIVLHSATKFLGGHSDVLAGLAVTADEELGKRLYALQNGLGAVLAPQEAWLLMRGMKTLQARMDQSESSARRLADWLSRHHGVGRVYYPGLPDHPGREVHERQSLGYGAVVSFDTGSAARAKEVLSKVRLPIVAVSLGGVESILSYPAMMSHAAMPPEVRAQRGIGDGLLRYSVGLEHIDDLIEDLEEALRES; encoded by the coding sequence ATGAGCGGACAGGGCAGCCAGCCGGAAAACGGGCGCGCCGCGGACAAGCGGCGCTTCGCCACGAAGCTGATCCACTTCGGCTCCGAGGTGGACGAGTTCACGGGCGCCTCCAGCACGCCGATCGTGCAGGCGTCGACGTTCCATCACCACGATATCTACAGCCCGCCGAAGCATGACTACAGCCGCTCGGGCAATCCGACCCGCGCGGCCGTCGAGGAAGCGATCGCCCTGCTGGAGGGAGGGAACCGCGGGTTCGCCTTCGCCTCCGGCATGGCGGCCATCTCGACCTCCTTCCTGCTGTTGTCGGCGGGGGATCATGCGATCGTGACGGAAGACGTCTATGGAGGCACCTACCGCTTCCTGACGACGGTCCTGAGCCGGATGAACATCGAGACGACGTTCGTGGACATGACGGATCTGGATGCGGTGAAGGCGGCGCTGAAGCCGAATACCCGCGTCGTCTTCATGGAGACGCCGTCCAACCCGACGCTCAAGATTACGGATATCGCCGCCGTGGCGTCATGGGCCAGGGAGCACGGCCTGCTGACGATGGTGGACAACACCTTCATGAGTCCGTACCACCAGCGTCCGCTGGAGCTCGGCGTCGACATCGTGCTGCACAGCGCGACGAAGTTCCTGGGCGGCCACAGCGACGTGCTTGCGGGCCTCGCGGTTACGGCGGACGAAGAGCTCGGCAAGCGCCTCTACGCCCTGCAGAACGGCCTTGGAGCGGTTCTGGCTCCGCAAGAGGCCTGGCTGCTCATGCGCGGCATGAAGACGCTGCAGGCGCGCATGGACCAGAGCGAGAGCAGCGCGCGGAGACTGGCGGACTGGCTGTCCCGGCATCACGGCGTCGGCCGCGTGTATTATCCGGGGCTGCCGGACCATCCGGGCCGCGAAGTCCACGAGCGCCAGTCGCTCGGCTACGGCGCCGTCGTGTCCTTCGACACCGGCAGCGCGGCGAGGGCCAAGGAAGTGCTCAGCAAGGTGCGTCTGCCGATCGTCGCCGTCAGCCTAGGCGGAGTCGAGAGCATTCTATCCTATCCGGCGATGATGTCGCATGCGGCCATGCCTCCCGAGGTGCGGGCGCAGCGGGGCATCGGCGACGGCCTGCTGCGCTATTCGGTCGGGCTGGAGCATATCGACGACTTGATCGAGGATCTCGAGGAAGCGCTGCGGGAATCCTGA
- a CDS encoding GGDEF domain-containing protein, producing MDDQLLDFTRARWNRMLMNGFWCLLGLMILFEFLYLAFITPLASGIFFKKYILLPTLLHLSVLVGAEFAIRYLSERLRDYSLLVASALMTFIIVEINIEVNYIVIALFLPVLVSIFYFSSKKLVFADVLCLLSLFCLYFFNDNLDISLVGMLSITAMMGAFSLVAWGVITRGKEMRQYYIHTSRFNQELMVKNTIMDKLAKTDALTELYNHITFHEYLDKLIDHHDASGMPLQLALIDIDNFKSVNDQFGHRAGDLVLKKVSEIVRAQAGMNDFVARYGGEELAVIFTDRAAEKSLHILEAMQTKISSAVYDKLGTRRITVSIGFSAYADEGKENFFARTDKALYAAKSSGKNRIIIAEEADVAQASFS from the coding sequence TTGGACGATCAATTGCTGGACTTCACCCGAGCGCGCTGGAACCGGATGCTGATGAACGGATTCTGGTGCCTGCTCGGTTTAATGATCTTATTCGAATTCTTGTATCTGGCCTTCATCACTCCGCTTGCTTCGGGAATCTTCTTCAAGAAATACATTCTGCTCCCAACCTTGCTTCATCTTTCCGTGTTGGTCGGGGCGGAATTTGCTATCCGCTATTTGTCCGAGAGACTGCGCGATTATTCGCTTCTGGTCGCTTCCGCTCTCATGACCTTCATCATTGTTGAAATCAATATCGAAGTGAACTATATCGTCATTGCGCTGTTTCTGCCCGTGCTGGTTTCCATTTTTTATTTCTCCTCCAAAAAGCTCGTCTTTGCCGACGTCCTTTGCCTGCTTTCCCTGTTCTGCCTCTACTTCTTCAACGACAACCTCGATATCTCCCTGGTCGGCATGCTTTCCATTACGGCCATGATGGGGGCATTCAGCCTTGTGGCTTGGGGAGTCATTACGAGAGGCAAGGAAATGCGCCAGTATTACATCCATACATCGCGCTTCAATCAGGAGCTGATGGTCAAGAACACGATCATGGACAAGCTGGCCAAGACGGACGCGCTTACGGAACTGTACAACCATATCACGTTCCATGAATACCTCGACAAGCTGATCGACCACCATGATGCCAGCGGAATGCCGCTGCAGCTTGCCTTGATCGACATCGACAACTTCAAGAGCGTCAACGATCAGTTCGGCCATCGGGCCGGCGATCTCGTCCTGAAGAAAGTGTCGGAGATCGTCCGCGCCCAGGCCGGCATGAACGATTTCGTCGCCCGCTACGGCGGCGAGGAGCTTGCCGTCATCTTCACGGACCGAGCGGCGGAGAAGTCCCTTCATATTTTGGAGGCGATGCAGACCAAGATTTCTTCAGCCGTATACGACAAGCTGGGAACCCGCCGCATAACGGTGAGCATCGGTTTCTCCGCTTATGCCGACGAAGGCAAGGAGAATTTCTTTGCCCGAACCGACAAAGCCCTCTATGCCGCCAAGTCCTCCGGCAAAAACCGCATCATCATCGCGGAAGAAGCGGATGTGGCCCAGGCAAGCTTCTCCTGA
- the mqnC gene encoding cyclic dehypoxanthinyl futalosine synthase, with the protein MQQVDRVLDKALQGERISLEDCIVLLESDEIEKMGRVANELMVRRHPEPIVTFNIGRNINYTNICDVYCRFCAFYRPPGSKEGYVLPDETILQKIQETVDVGGDEILMQGGVNPDLPFQYYLDILRKIKDRFPEVTMHSFSPAEIQKMKVLSGLSLDETLRELHEAGLDSLPGGGGEILDDRTRRKISRLKGSWTDWMDTMKAAWRNGMNTTATMVYGFGESMEERALHMLRVREAQDECKALGYPSPGFLAFITWPFQPDNTNLKREKSKPEEYLKMVAINRIMLDNIPNMQASWVTMGPEIGKQSLSYGVNDFGSTMLEENVVSAAGTTHKVNIELILQYIREAGKIPAQRNTRYDILRVFHDGEHAERDFVMQN; encoded by the coding sequence ATGCAACAAGTGGACCGCGTGCTGGATAAGGCGCTGCAGGGTGAGAGGATCAGTCTCGAGGACTGCATCGTGCTTCTGGAATCGGACGAGATCGAGAAAATGGGACGAGTCGCAAATGAGCTCATGGTGCGCAGGCATCCCGAGCCGATCGTGACGTTCAACATCGGACGCAACATCAACTACACCAATATTTGCGACGTATACTGCCGCTTCTGCGCCTTCTACCGCCCTCCGGGCTCGAAGGAAGGCTATGTGCTGCCGGACGAGACGATCCTGCAGAAAATCCAGGAGACGGTCGATGTCGGCGGCGACGAGATCCTGATGCAGGGAGGGGTCAATCCCGATTTGCCTTTCCAGTACTATCTCGATATTCTGCGCAAGATCAAGGACCGCTTCCCTGAAGTGACCATGCACAGCTTCTCGCCGGCGGAAATCCAGAAGATGAAGGTGCTCTCCGGCTTGTCGCTGGACGAGACGCTTCGCGAGCTGCACGAGGCGGGACTCGATTCCTTGCCTGGAGGCGGCGGCGAGATTCTGGACGACCGCACCCGCCGCAAGATCAGCCGGCTGAAGGGCTCCTGGACCGACTGGATGGACACGATGAAGGCGGCTTGGCGCAACGGCATGAACACGACGGCGACGATGGTGTACGGATTCGGGGAATCGATGGAGGAGCGCGCCCTGCATATGCTGCGCGTCCGCGAAGCGCAGGATGAATGCAAGGCGCTCGGGTATCCTTCTCCCGGCTTCCTGGCCTTCATCACCTGGCCTTTCCAGCCGGACAACACGAACCTCAAGCGGGAGAAATCCAAGCCGGAGGAATACCTCAAGATGGTGGCCATCAACCGCATCATGCTGGACAATATTCCGAACATGCAAGCGAGCTGGGTGACGATGGGTCCGGAGATCGGCAAGCAGTCGCTCTCGTACGGAGTCAACGACTTCGGCAGCACGATGCTGGAGGAGAACGTCGTGTCCGCGGCGGGCACGACCCACAAGGTCAACATTGAGCTGATTCTCCAGTATATCCGGGAGGCGGGCAAGATTCCCGCACAGCGCAACACGCGCTACGACATTCTTCGTGTCTTCCATGACGGAGAGCATGCCGAACGCGACTTCGTGATGCAGAACTAG